Proteins from a single region of Undibacterium sp. KW1:
- a CDS encoding pyridoxal-dependent decarboxylase, translated as MTVPPKNSLDPDDWQALRAQGHRMLDDILDYAEHIRERPVWQVIPDEVRAKFQSGLPIAPAELGEVHQQFMKNILPYSVGNSHPGFMGWVQGGGSPVGTLAEMLAAGLNANLGGRDHIPIEVERQITRWVSELFHFPDTASGLFVTGTSMANFIAVLVARARTLGAEVRHQGLTAFPERLVAYTSAGAHGCVAQAMDMAGIGRNALRMIPMNGNFQMDVGALQAAIVADRAAGLTPFMLVGTAGSVDVGAIDDLQTLADVASTEKLWFHIDGAFGALGMLSPFIAARLVGIERADSIAFDFHKWLQVPYDAGFILVRDSDAHYATFATPASYLRRESKGLAGGSPWPCDFGPDLSRGFRALKTWFTLQVYGAERLGQMIAHTCELGQYLKASILAYPRFELMAPVALNIVCFRYLVDGLSDEALDALNARIVMALQESGIAAPSTTIINKRLAIRAAIVNHRTTSADIDALLNATLAIGEQIHTSRD; from the coding sequence ATGACCGTACCGCCAAAGAACTCACTGGACCCGGATGACTGGCAGGCCCTGCGTGCGCAGGGACATCGCATGCTGGACGATATCCTTGATTACGCAGAACACATACGCGAGCGCCCTGTGTGGCAAGTGATACCGGATGAAGTGCGCGCAAAGTTCCAGTCGGGTTTGCCAATTGCGCCTGCTGAGCTCGGTGAAGTGCATCAACAATTCATGAAAAATATCTTGCCGTATTCGGTAGGCAATAGCCATCCTGGCTTCATGGGCTGGGTGCAGGGAGGGGGCAGCCCCGTGGGTACATTGGCAGAAATGCTGGCAGCGGGACTGAACGCCAATCTGGGTGGGCGTGATCATATACCGATAGAGGTCGAGCGTCAGATAACGCGCTGGGTCAGCGAGCTATTTCATTTTCCGGATACTGCCAGCGGCCTGTTTGTTACTGGCACGTCGATGGCTAACTTCATTGCCGTACTGGTAGCGCGGGCGCGCACTCTGGGTGCAGAGGTAAGGCATCAAGGGCTCACGGCTTTTCCTGAACGGCTGGTGGCTTATACTTCAGCCGGTGCGCATGGTTGCGTTGCCCAGGCCATGGATATGGCCGGGATAGGAAGAAATGCCTTGCGCATGATCCCCATGAACGGCAACTTCCAGATGGATGTCGGGGCATTGCAGGCAGCAATTGTGGCAGACCGCGCGGCGGGATTGACGCCATTCATGCTGGTAGGTACTGCCGGTTCAGTGGATGTTGGTGCGATTGATGATTTGCAGACCCTGGCGGATGTTGCCAGCACTGAAAAATTATGGTTCCATATTGATGGTGCATTTGGTGCGCTGGGTATGCTATCTCCCTTTATTGCTGCACGCCTTGTTGGCATAGAACGGGCTGATTCGATTGCCTTTGATTTTCATAAGTGGTTGCAAGTACCTTATGACGCCGGCTTTATTCTGGTGCGTGACAGCGATGCCCATTATGCGACCTTTGCCACGCCAGCCAGTTATTTGCGGCGCGAGAGTAAAGGCCTGGCAGGCGGCTCACCCTGGCCCTGTGATTTTGGCCCTGATTTGTCACGCGGCTTCAGGGCGCTTAAAACCTGGTTCACTTTGCAGGTATATGGTGCGGAGCGCCTGGGCCAGATGATTGCCCACACTTGCGAGCTGGGGCAGTATCTTAAAGCCAGTATCCTGGCGTATCCAAGATTTGAATTGATGGCACCGGTCGCCTTGAATATCGTCTGTTTCCGCTACCTTGTTGATGGCCTCAGTGATGAAGCCCTTGATGCACTTAATGCCCGTATCGTGATGGCCTTGCAAGAGTCAGGCATAGCGGCACCATCCACCACCATCATCAACAAGCGGCTTGCCATACGTGCGGCAATCGTCAATCACAGAACTACCTCTGCCGATATAGACGCTTTGCTTAATGCAACTCTCGCCATAGGCGAGCAAATTCATACTTCCCGTGATTGA
- a CDS encoding RimK family alpha-L-glutamate ligase — protein sequence MTNIDESLVAENKPAQSKLIGLAPLMRIAFSGGDLKPLGKELIAYAEKHPHDAHALMNLATVLILLGHRDAALSTQMEALRLQPLYSVPTTREPTLRLLALMTDGDLMANTPLEFLVEDSDIALDLLYVGAGIPAVEQLPPHDVMFVAVGEADDKNSLLLDLQEIIQTWPTPVLNAPERITHLGRDRACALLQDAPGVAMPTSARISRQTLEQIGSGEVAVSSILGGDDFPIIARPLGSHAGHGLRKVLSAEDVPDYLQAVPSEEFYIARFVDYRTLADGQFRKYRIILIDGKPFISHMGISKHWMIHYLNAGMTDSAEKRDEEARFMQSFDEDFVPRHATAFAEIFKRLDLDYVGIDCGETQDGKLLIFEVDSDMIVHAMDPVDMFPYKQEPMKKLFAAFRDLLIKTARMSPAYQG from the coding sequence ATGACCAACATCGACGAATCCCTTGTTGCAGAAAACAAGCCAGCGCAAAGTAAATTGATAGGCCTGGCACCTCTGATGCGCATTGCTTTTTCCGGTGGCGATTTAAAACCCCTGGGTAAAGAATTGATCGCCTATGCAGAAAAACATCCGCATGACGCGCATGCACTCATGAACCTGGCAACGGTATTAATCTTGCTCGGTCATCGTGATGCGGCTTTGTCCACCCAGATGGAGGCATTGCGCCTGCAGCCGCTGTATTCTGTCCCCACGACCCGCGAACCCACCTTGCGCCTGCTGGCACTCATGACAGACGGTGACCTGATGGCCAATACCCCGCTCGAATTTTTGGTCGAAGATTCCGACATCGCACTTGATTTATTATATGTAGGCGCAGGCATACCTGCAGTGGAACAGTTGCCACCACATGATGTTATGTTTGTTGCCGTGGGTGAGGCAGATGACAAAAACAGTCTGCTGCTTGACCTGCAAGAGATTATCCAGACCTGGCCCACGCCAGTGTTAAACGCACCTGAACGCATTACCCACCTGGGCCGCGACCGCGCCTGCGCCTTGCTGCAGGACGCGCCGGGTGTCGCCATGCCAACGTCAGCCCGTATCAGCCGTCAAACGCTGGAGCAGATAGGTAGTGGCGAGGTGGCTGTCAGCAGTATTTTGGGTGGCGATGATTTTCCCATTATAGCCCGCCCCTTGGGCTCACATGCGGGCCACGGTTTGCGCAAAGTATTGTCGGCTGAAGATGTGCCCGATTACCTGCAAGCCGTACCTAGTGAAGAATTTTATATCGCCCGCTTTGTCGATTACCGCACTCTTGCAGATGGTCAGTTCAGGAAGTACCGCATTATCCTGATCGATGGCAAACCCTTTATCTCACATATGGGTATTTCAAAACACTGGATGATCCATTACCTGAACGCAGGCATGACAGACAGTGCAGAAAAACGGGATGAAGAAGCACGCTTCATGCAGAGCTTTGATGAAGATTTCGTGCCCCGGCATGCAACAGCATTTGCAGAAATATTCAAACGCCTGGACCTTGATTATGTCGGCATAGACTGTGGCGAGACCCAGGACGGCAAGCTGCTGATTTTTGAAGTCGATAGCGACATGATTGTGCATGCGATGGACCCGGTCGATATGTTCCCCTACAAGCAGGAGCCGATGAAAAAATTATTTGCCGCATTCAGGGATTTGCTGATCAAGACAGCCAGAATGTCGCCAGCCTATCAAGGCTAG
- a CDS encoding isochorismatase family protein, which produces MNTLLIIDMQNAWLHGQTRRFDKVNVIKRIQRAVEHTREHGGQVIFVRHANDEALVGSAGWEVIPELPFAPGDVFVDKTACDSFAGTGLYTHLKVTGAHTLIVCGLTTEFCVDTTIRAAASHGFDVIALSDAHTTGDRPHMKAEKIVEHHNWVWSNIATPANSRIMVRTTAEVFGHHY; this is translated from the coding sequence ATGAATACCTTACTGATTATCGATATGCAAAATGCTTGGTTACATGGTCAAACCCGGCGTTTTGACAAGGTAAACGTCATCAAGCGCATACAGCGCGCAGTAGAGCATACCCGTGAGCATGGTGGCCAAGTGATTTTTGTGCGTCATGCCAATGACGAAGCGCTGGTTGGTTCTGCAGGGTGGGAAGTCATACCGGAACTGCCATTTGCACCTGGCGATGTTTTCGTCGATAAAACTGCCTGTGATTCATTTGCTGGTACCGGCCTCTATACACATTTAAAAGTCACCGGGGCGCATACGCTGATTGTTTGTGGTTTGACGACAGAGTTTTGTGTAGATACGACAATCCGTGCTGCCGCATCGCATGGTTTTGATGTGATTGCCCTGTCTGATGCGCATACGACTGGCGACAGACCTCACATGAAAGCCGAAAAAATAGTCGAGCATCACAACTGGGTTTGGTCGAATATTGCGACTCCAGCAAATAGCCGCATTATGGTGCGCACTACGGCTGAAGTGTTTGGTCATCACTATTAA
- a CDS encoding SDR family oxidoreductase, producing the protein MELKNTVAFVTGANRGLGLAFAKALQDAGVKKVYAAARNPAQITLPGLHPIQLDVTDQQQVLAAAQACGDVNLLINNAGIAQPSPFLASDSVAAIRTQFDTNFFGMLAMSQAFAPVLKANGGGALVNMLSVLSWINLAGINGYSASKAAAWSLTNGLRNELRAQGTLVVGVHAAFIDTDMTQHVAMPKSTPQQVALQVVEAIAEDREEVFADEITRQVKRALSLDSAPYLREGGQ; encoded by the coding sequence ATGGAACTCAAGAATACTGTCGCCTTCGTTACAGGTGCTAACCGCGGTTTAGGTCTGGCATTTGCCAAGGCCTTGCAGGATGCTGGCGTCAAAAAGGTTTATGCGGCGGCCAGGAACCCTGCGCAAATTACTTTGCCCGGTCTCCATCCCATACAACTGGATGTCACCGATCAACAGCAGGTGCTGGCAGCCGCACAGGCTTGTGGTGACGTGAACCTGCTCATCAACAATGCAGGCATTGCCCAGCCGTCACCATTTCTTGCCAGCGATAGCGTGGCTGCCATACGTACACAGTTCGACACCAATTTCTTTGGCATGCTGGCAATGAGCCAGGCTTTTGCCCCTGTGTTGAAAGCCAATGGTGGCGGTGCACTGGTCAATATGCTCTCGGTCCTGAGCTGGATTAATCTCGCTGGCATCAATGGTTACAGCGCATCCAAGGCCGCAGCCTGGTCATTGACCAACGGTTTGCGCAATGAATTGCGGGCTCAGGGTACGCTGGTAGTTGGCGTACATGCGGCCTTCATCGATACCGATATGACGCAACATGTAGCGATGCCAAAATCTACTCCACAGCAAGTCGCATTGCAGGTAGTGGAGGCAATAGCAGAGGACAGGGAAGAAGTGTTTGCCGATGAGATTACGCGCCAGGTCAAGCGGGCTCTGTCGCTGGACTCTGCCCCCTATCTGCGTGAGGGCGGACAATAA
- a CDS encoding thioesterase has protein sequence MSGLIRNFLTVILALFACCIVRRRATANATAGDRVTSYFWITPWDTGIRTLKSEKYFQFAESAQLDFVIKTALLRPMLSSGTAFVNVSQLASFMKPMQIFQRVRVETRIMHADEKCAYFSHAFYAGDALHVEPHAELLVKMKFKRGRLTVSPFELLGLRFDEPPAQLLAWEQAMAAMTSVRNASQ, from the coding sequence GTGTCTGGACTTATCCGTAATTTCCTGACGGTCATACTGGCCCTGTTTGCTTGCTGCATAGTCCGCCGCCGTGCAACTGCAAATGCTACTGCAGGTGACCGTGTGACTTCGTATTTCTGGATCACGCCATGGGATACTGGCATCAGGACTTTGAAGAGTGAAAAATACTTCCAGTTCGCAGAATCAGCACAACTGGACTTTGTCATCAAAACCGCTTTGTTGCGCCCCATGCTGAGTAGCGGAACGGCTTTTGTCAATGTATCGCAACTGGCCAGTTTCATGAAACCCATGCAAATTTTCCAGAGAGTGCGGGTCGAGACGCGCATCATGCATGCAGATGAAAAATGTGCATATTTTTCACATGCATTCTACGCAGGTGATGCGCTACATGTTGAGCCACATGCTGAACTACTGGTCAAAATGAAATTCAAACGCGGGCGCTTAACGGTAAGCCCATTTGAATTGCTGGGCTTGCGTTTTGACGAGCCACCTGCGCAGCTCTTGGCCTGGGAGCAGGCGATGGCGGCAATGACATCAGTGCGAAACGCATCGCAATAA
- a CDS encoding SDR family oxidoreductase, with translation MTKTAKVALVTGGSRGIGAATAKQLAAAGYVVCINYLHNHEAAQQVVQEIEAQGGTAIALQADVAIETEVVRLFNEIDARLGKLDALVNNAGILMQQCRLEDLTAERINRLLTTNVTSYFLCCREAVKRMSTRHGGKGGAIVNVSSAAARLGSAFEYIDYAATKGAIDTLTKGLSVEVAAEGIRVNSVRPGLIHTTMHADGGEANRVERLKTNVPMLRGGAPEEVASTISFLLSDAASYITGSFVDVSGGR, from the coding sequence ATGACAAAAACCGCTAAAGTAGCATTGGTCACAGGTGGTAGCCGCGGCATAGGTGCCGCTACGGCAAAGCAACTGGCCGCTGCCGGTTATGTCGTCTGCATCAACTACCTGCACAATCATGAAGCGGCACAGCAAGTCGTGCAAGAGATAGAGGCGCAAGGCGGTACGGCGATTGCCCTGCAAGCTGATGTTGCCATTGAAACAGAGGTCGTACGCCTGTTCAATGAAATAGATGCGCGGCTCGGCAAGCTCGATGCGCTGGTCAATAATGCTGGCATACTCATGCAGCAATGCCGCCTGGAAGACTTGACGGCAGAGCGCATCAACCGCCTGCTCACTACCAATGTCACCAGTTATTTTCTATGCTGCCGCGAAGCGGTGAAACGCATGTCAACCAGGCACGGAGGCAAAGGCGGCGCCATCGTCAATGTCTCTTCAGCTGCGGCACGTCTTGGTTCAGCTTTTGAATACATTGATTATGCGGCGACCAAGGGGGCCATAGATACCCTGACCAAGGGCTTGTCGGTAGAAGTGGCGGCTGAAGGCATACGTGTCAACAGCGTGCGGCCTGGGTTGATACACACCACCATGCACGCCGATGGAGGCGAGGCGAACCGGGTAGAAAGACTGAAAACCAATGTACCCATGTTGCGCGGTGGAGCACCGGAAGAAGTGGCATCTACCATCAGTTTTTTGTTGAGTGATGCGGCTTCTTATATCACTGGCAGTTTTGTTGATGTGTCTGGCGGACGGTAA
- a CDS encoding ATP-binding cassette domain-containing protein, with protein sequence MAVISLSDAQLAFGHVALLDHAEFSIEAGERVGLIGRNGTGKSSLLKIIARTSKIDDGLLVMQQGIQIAYVEQEPQFDMELSVFDAVASGLGELPALLQEYEALTGQFGGDNDDALMERMHDIQVKLDAADAWSLGNKVETTLDKLNLSKDAIMGTLSGGMKKRVALACALVSAPDVLLLDEPTNHLDFSSIQWLEALLKDFKGSVLFITHDRSFLDNVATRIIELDRGKLTSFPGNFTTYQTRKADLLENEEVENAKFDKFLAQEEIWIRKGVKARRVRDEGRVKRLEQLRLQRSARREQQGQVKLDVGSGERSGKIVAELENVSKRFGEKVIIDDFSSIILRGDKVGLIGQNGAGKTTLLKLILGQDEPDSGTIKQGSKLQIAYFDQMRAQLNEEASLADTIAPGSDWVEVNGQRKHVMSYLGDFLFAPERARSPVKSLSGGERNRLLLARLFAKPANALVLDEPTNDLDIDTLELLEELLEEYTGTVFLVSHDRTFLDNVVTQVIVAEGEGQWREFIGGYTDWERYRSTVPVTKAAKTEQKPSVAAVSTMSAPAAAKPKKLSYKEQRELEELPKLIASLEAEQASITEKLADANLYKNGPEQANLLNARHAEIDEQLLEALEKWEVIEARSKG encoded by the coding sequence ATGGCAGTTATCTCATTAAGCGATGCCCAATTGGCATTCGGTCACGTTGCTCTGCTCGATCATGCAGAGTTTTCCATAGAGGCAGGCGAACGTGTAGGCCTGATCGGGCGCAATGGTACTGGCAAGTCTTCTTTACTGAAGATCATTGCCCGCACGTCCAAGATTGATGACGGCTTGCTGGTCATGCAGCAAGGCATACAGATCGCCTATGTTGAGCAGGAACCGCAATTTGACATGGAACTCAGCGTATTCGACGCTGTGGCTTCCGGTCTGGGTGAGCTGCCTGCCCTGTTGCAGGAATATGAAGCACTGACTGGCCAGTTTGGCGGTGACAATGATGACGCCCTGATGGAGCGCATGCATGACATACAGGTAAAACTGGATGCGGCTGATGCCTGGAGTCTGGGTAACAAGGTAGAAACTACGCTGGACAAGCTGAACCTGTCAAAAGACGCGATCATGGGCACTTTGTCGGGCGGTATGAAAAAGCGCGTGGCCCTGGCCTGTGCCTTGGTCAGCGCACCGGATGTACTGCTGCTCGATGAACCAACCAATCACCTGGATTTTTCATCGATACAATGGCTAGAAGCCCTGCTGAAAGACTTTAAAGGCAGCGTGCTGTTCATTACCCATGACCGTAGTTTTCTGGATAATGTAGCGACCCGCATCATAGAACTGGATCGCGGCAAGCTGACTTCTTTCCCTGGCAATTTCACGACTTACCAGACCCGCAAGGCAGACTTGCTGGAAAATGAAGAAGTGGAAAACGCCAAGTTTGACAAATTTTTGGCGCAGGAAGAAATCTGGATACGCAAAGGCGTCAAAGCCCGCCGCGTGCGTGATGAAGGCCGCGTCAAGCGCCTGGAACAATTGCGCCTGCAACGTAGCGCCCGCCGTGAACAGCAAGGCCAGGTCAAACTGGATGTAGGCTCTGGTGAACGCTCAGGAAAGATCGTGGCAGAACTGGAAAACGTCAGCAAGCGCTTTGGCGAGAAAGTCATCATCGATGATTTCTCCAGCATTATTTTGCGTGGCGACAAGGTTGGTCTCATCGGTCAAAATGGTGCCGGTAAAACTACCTTGCTGAAACTGATTTTGGGGCAGGATGAACCGGACAGTGGCACCATCAAGCAAGGCAGCAAATTGCAGATCGCTTACTTTGATCAAATGCGTGCGCAATTGAATGAAGAAGCCAGCCTGGCGGACACAATCGCCCCAGGTAGTGACTGGGTAGAAGTGAATGGTCAACGCAAGCATGTGATGTCTTATCTGGGCGACTTTTTGTTCGCCCCTGAACGCGCACGTTCTCCGGTTAAATCATTGTCTGGTGGTGAACGCAACCGCCTGTTGCTGGCCCGCCTGTTTGCCAAGCCAGCCAACGCGCTGGTGCTGGATGAACCGACTAATGATCTGGATATCGACACGCTGGAGTTGCTGGAAGAATTGCTGGAAGAATATACTGGCACCGTTTTCCTGGTCAGCCATGACCGCACTTTCCTCGACAATGTGGTGACTCAGGTTATCGTTGCTGAAGGCGAAGGACAGTGGCGTGAATTTATTGGTGGCTATACCGACTGGGAACGCTATCGCAGCACAGTGCCGGTTACCAAAGCAGCGAAGACCGAGCAAAAACCAAGCGTGGCAGCAGTATCGACCATGAGTGCGCCGGCAGCAGCCAAGCCGAAAAAGCTCAGCTACAAAGAGCAGCGTGAACTGGAAGAATTGCCCAAACTGATCGCTTCTCTGGAAGCCGAGCAGGCTTCCATCACCGAAAAACTGGCCGATGCCAATCTGTATAAAAACGGCCCGGAGCAAGCCAATCTCTTGAATGCTCGCCACGCTGAAATTGACGAGCAATTACTCGAAGCACTGGAAAAATGGGAAGTGATAGAAGCACGTAGTAAAGGTTAA
- a CDS encoding site-specific integrase yields the protein MASYTKRQGAWRAQVVIKGIRQNKTFATKAQAIAWATQVEVDIRNNLVTGTVHGKTLEDACRRYEKEVSPTKRGHQWEVKRLTWMCDYQVFGKRLGDYELVNITPEVLGKFRDMRLAGTPEWRAVTGSTFNRDLNLLSNVFHTAVKEWQWIVQSPTRNVRRPKESPSRDRLISDDEIERISVNLGFDFRPVTTKKQAAGAAFLFAIETAMRQAEICSLTNKSIKGRVAHLDSTKNGSERDVPLSKVAREILVCLPVQEKDDVPLFLQTPPRLSAIFAKATAQCLIENLTFHDTRHEAITRLAKKLNVLDLARMVGHKDLRMLQIYYNETAENMADRLD from the coding sequence ATGGCTAGCTATACCAAACGTCAGGGCGCTTGGCGGGCTCAGGTTGTGATTAAGGGTATTCGACAAAATAAGACTTTTGCAACAAAAGCGCAAGCTATTGCCTGGGCGACGCAGGTTGAGGTAGATATCAGAAATAACCTGGTAACTGGCACGGTCCATGGTAAGACGTTGGAAGATGCTTGCCGCCGCTATGAGAAAGAAGTGTCACCTACCAAGCGTGGCCACCAGTGGGAAGTGAAGCGCCTCACCTGGATGTGTGACTATCAAGTATTCGGAAAGCGCCTCGGCGACTATGAGCTGGTGAACATCACCCCGGAAGTGCTGGGCAAATTCCGCGACATGCGCCTGGCGGGCACGCCTGAATGGCGGGCGGTGACCGGATCCACCTTTAACCGCGACCTTAATCTGCTGAGTAATGTATTTCACACTGCGGTCAAGGAATGGCAGTGGATTGTGCAAAGCCCCACACGTAACGTCAGGCGGCCTAAAGAATCACCTTCGCGTGACAGGTTGATATCGGATGATGAGATTGAGCGCATCAGCGTCAATCTGGGCTTTGATTTTCGGCCGGTGACGACCAAAAAACAGGCTGCTGGGGCTGCATTCTTATTTGCTATCGAGACAGCAATGCGCCAGGCGGAGATTTGTAGCCTGACCAACAAGTCGATCAAGGGGCGAGTCGCCCATCTGGATAGTACAAAGAATGGCTCAGAGCGTGATGTGCCCTTGTCGAAGGTAGCGCGGGAGATATTGGTCTGCCTGCCGGTGCAAGAAAAAGATGATGTCCCTCTGTTTTTGCAGACGCCGCCAAGGCTAAGCGCTATCTTTGCCAAGGCAACAGCCCAATGCCTGATTGAAAATCTCACCTTTCACGACACTCGCCATGAAGCCATCACGCGCCTAGCCAAGAAACTGAACGTGCTAGACCTGGCGCGCATGGTGGGGCATAAGGACTTGCGCATGCTGCAAATTTATTACAACGAGACTGCAGAAAACATGGCTGACAGGCTGGATTAG